One Bactrocera dorsalis isolate Fly_Bdor unplaced genomic scaffold, ASM2337382v1 BdCtg010, whole genome shotgun sequence DNA segment encodes these proteins:
- the LOC105232587 gene encoding uncharacterized protein LOC105232587 — translation MNFIKISCLIFILMHFYILVTGKCKQTEQVMKKHENKGKQIHRTSQDNETTNHLAQHKPIGKIFLINKSKPKEEKVLDDKASQNAKTKEINKAQSKNEMEANDLSLPIKFSHSNKFRLPSPSQSDRSSEESELGYNGDLYDVFKKRLNQVFRELYNNVNTPAVTQPPPQVEIENDNPKKRSAVSNCLYEEFKRRLDKFNNEFMEPTKAIKRTSGDAVSTDHDDGRSRAPVTENLYDEYKNRLDNLGDELRLDGEKVLKRGEYGSSGLPAVTTPKRETTQKKIDSDKAVERSFYDEYKKKLDELTRELYKKSNERICRTYEELSEYDLTSPTLQRLVAAVVQSEDAKVMPRSFEGSTILLKIDKAIDNMYKEENKRSLGATELGATIFGADSLNFMTGTTSGVGTAAGASYPAVLTKSVDANLGLLSNTAPKNLLATVASKMNMTTLDLAKKLAAMSNPLDYVAKKDPQLGEEMQKFIDLSVTKLNQNPIGKKAPLNEVSVVSGLPLVGLDQSGVPAPLMTQDNPFGGIPALAPSIALASGPATAPSASPSAITPTVAPTQAEDQLPVKAIAKSSTSYQSSDVEAARIAAVLDKVLSKLEYIQSCKAPPPEPIDDSCEPDGMPCDVVGSWNSYQMGLRFDITLTRAADRRLGTAEKNNKLLTVDVGERIPPHAHHIIETSWKFMGSALNQQGGPFYLYSQNRELNTVATFIGYCRVCGGIDTIFGSWTIMGPSKDCEDITTALENRRDIFRRYNMENKRNQHFKDMLFEKSKYSKADCDSPKRG, via the exons atgaattttattaaaatttcttgcttaattttcattttgatgCATTTTTACATTCTGGTTACCGGTAAATGTAAGCAGACGGAACAAGTGATGAAAAAGCACGAGAACAAAGGAAAACAAATTCATCGAACTAGTCAAGACAATGAGACCACCAACCATCTAGCTCAACATAAACCAATTGGCaagatttttttgataaataaatctAAACCAAAGGAGGAAAAAGTGCTGGATGATAAAGCTAGTCAGAATGCCAAGACGAAAGAAATCAATAAGGCGCAAAGCAAAAACGAGATGGAAGCCAATGACCTAAGCTTGCCAATCAAATTCTCTCACTCCAACAAGTTTAGATTACCGTCACCCAGTCAATCCGACCGGTCAAGTGAGGAATCAGAGTTGGGTTACAATGGTGATTTGTACGATGTATTTAAAAAGCGGTTAAATCAAGTTTTTCGAGAATTGTACAACAATGTTAACACCCCGGCAGTAACTCAGCCTCCACCGCAGGTCGAAATTGAAAATGACAACCCTAAGAAGAGGTCTGCAGTAAGTAATTGTCTTTACGAGGAATTCAAACGGCGTCTGGACAAATTCAATAATGAATTTATGGAGCCAACCAAAGCAATTAAGCGTACAAGTGGGGACGCGGTTTCCACCGATCATGACGATGGCAGATCACGTGCACCAGTTACAGAAAACTTATATGACGAATACAAAAACCGTCTCGACAACCTCGGTGATGAACTTCGGCTGGATGGCGAAAAAGTCCTTAAGCGAGGTGAATATGGTTCTTCCGGTTTGCCAGCTGTTACAACGCCCAAACGAGAGacgacacaaaaaaaaattgattctgaCAAAGCTGTCGAACGGAGTTTTTATGACGAATATAAGAAAAAGTTAGATGAGCTGACTCGGGAGCTGTACAAGAAGAGCAATGAGCGGATCTGTCGCACATATGAAGAACTTAGTGAATACGACCTTACGTCACCAACGTTGCAGAGATTAGTGGCAGCGGTGGTGCAGTCGGAAGACGCGAAAGTAATGCCTAGAAGTTTCGAAGGGTCAACTATCCTATTGAAGATTGACAAAGCCATTGACAATATGTACAAGGAGGAGAACAAACGCAGTCTGGGTGCTACCGAATTAGGTGCGACGATCTTCGGTGCTGACTCATTAAACTTCATGACAGGCACGACAAGTGGTGTTGGCACAGCAGCCGGTGCTTCTTATCCAGCTGTGCTAACTAAATCTGTAGACGCAAATTTGGGACTTCTGAGTAATACAGCACCCAAAAATCTGCTGGCGACTGTCGCTTCAAAAATGAACATGACGACGCTAGATTTGGCTAAAAAGTTGGCGGCCATGTCTAATCCATTGGATTACGTGGCGAAGAAGGACCCGCAATTGGGGgaagaaatgcaaaaattcATAGACTTGAGCG TTACTAAGTTAAACCAAAACCCGATAGGGAAGAAAGCTCCACTAAATGAGGTGTCTGTGGTCTCAGGCTTACCTCTAGTGGGACTCGACCAATCCGGGGTGCCAGCACCATTAATGACTCAGGATAATCCATTCGGTGGAATCCCTGCACTTGCACCCAGTATAGCTCTCGCTTCCGGCCCAGCCACCGCACCTTCAGCGTCTCCCTCTGCAATTACACCTACAGTGGCACCCACGCAAGCTGAAGATCAGTTACCCGTCAAGGCAATTGCGAAATCTTCAACTTCATACCAATCCAGTGACGTCGAGGCCGCCCGCATAGCTGCTGTACTTGACAAGGTTCTAAGCAAACTGGAATATATCCAATCTTGTAAAGCACCACCCCCAGAACCAATAGACGATAGCTGCGAACCAGATG GTATGCCGTGTGATGTTGTTGGCTCTTGGAACTCCTACCAAATGGGATTACGTTTCGATATTACTTTGACGCGTGCGGCAGACCGGCGATTAGGCACAGCTGAGAAGAACAATAAACTTTTAACCGTAGATGTAGGCGAACGCATCCCACCGCATGCTCATCATATCATTGAAACTAGTTGGAAGTTTATGGGCAGCGCATTAAACCAACAAGGAGGCCCCTTCTATCTTTATTCGCAAAATCGCGAACTGAATACAGTGGCCACCTTCATAG GTTATTGTCGTGTATGTGGCGGAATTGATACAATTTTTGGGTCCTGGACAATTATGGGTCCCTCCAAAGACTGTGAAGATATTACAACAGCACTGGAGAATAGGCGCGATATTTTTAGACGTTATAATATGGAAAACAAACGAAATCAGCATTTCAAAGATATGCTTTTCGAAAAGAGCAAATATTCCAAAGCAGACTGTGATAGCCCCAAAAGGGGATGA
- the LOC105232593 gene encoding uncharacterized protein LOC105232593 isoform X3, whose amino-acid sequence MATTFLNRFHREKSERQGLMAADSNVNTKSKKKDKEKGNSGGKAADGTNDVGIMSAPPTHSAAAFAASTDMTNSVTEKSDATATTTSQQQPARQQRRYIRSATAASVTQLLSESCSSLLQRFRRHPSERPDKSQNQQQQQQHQKLNRDIKTTANDEYRDTSKTPTNFDNNNSKSVKSREKLIENCEAATDNNSHRNSMCDRRRYYGGGGGTGSGYYAGGGGTSTGRYQKSATAVSALDRLRSNLSPVTSYYKPLMRSFGRRGDDDRKDTDKDKTPTASGTSKLSAISRLENKYSDILDRHRHHEDDRDKTLEPDENRNPLSKSATSHQLLGVGRPKLSSGSFNAADRKERTPYRLGRNKTNRYLGDSNDSGYVTSTNGSTRGEHTTLLDENYPLDYGGSRYRRNYEMPRHHLENYEALKAGGAMGYSPGSSRSGRGAEYAAGYNARSYRSRDVYDDYGGGGGGVSSRSRPHAYGRNKTSENLLPSAIETVSSAHASFRPDCEDYGVPNSRNRFAHRRRDNMTQRLPTRREELTDEDREILNDERSSADNAAILLLLKEDNQYLEARKFEERMRRRKELQQRMLRYAQEDAAAAAAEKIKLTKQSEKVAETEMSEAKISKQADNVNNEEEASNAKTTQKTTNNHNKVASPITDSDSSSESSSEESESSSQGDKAITTATPNTSTTPTTTAVKDSKDDATVAAATNASIPNSTSASGSSVTTLHADRNNNDLSKYRPTVDTSFKSNGLMHSSSSGALAFGGISERLAAGRSQRYQPVTSSRTAALLADLDTIRPTADSSSSRYQQHKNVSSDSYKSSYLFDPYYSYGGAGGSSAAGSRRTGAAAGLSSSSSAYQRQQMHAYQQQQLHQYQQHQHMLSKSATSAALFQRSRIPKTLSAFTAKPVIQDDADGHLIYHNGDILLHRYKIMATLGEGTFGRVVKVKDMERDFCMALKIIKNVEKYREAAKLEINALEKIAQKDPHCEHLCVKMIDWFDYHGHMCIVFEMLGLSVFDFLRENNYEPYPLEQVRHMAYQLCYSVKFLHDNRLTHTDLKPENILFVDSEYTTHYNHKINREVRRVKNTDVRLIDFGSATFDHEHHSTIVSTRHYRAPEVILELGWSQPCDVWSIGCILFELYLGITLFQTHDNREHLAMMERILGQIPYRMARNHCHYSKTKTKYFYHGKLDWDEKSSAGRYVRDHCKPLFRYQMSDTEDHCELFDLIKKMLEYEPSQRVTLGDALRHPFFDKLPPHQRVGEIGNIKQAISSGSSSSRERSHSLSR is encoded by the exons ATGGCCACAACATTCTTGAATCGTTTTCATCGCGAAAAAAGTGAACGCCAGGGGTTGATGGCGGCAGATAGTAACGTCAACACTAAATCGAAGaaaaaagacaaagaaaaagGCAACAGTGGCGGAAAAGCTGCTGATGGCACAAATGACGTTGGGATCATGTCGGCGCCGCCCACACATTCGGCTGCTGCTTTCGCCGCGTCAACGGACATGACGAACTCAGTGACAGAAAAATCGgacgcaacagcaacaacaacctcaCAACAGCAGCCAGCGCGTCAGCAACGCCGCTACATACGCAGCGCCACAGCGGCGAGCGTAACGCAGCTCTTGTCGGAAAGCTGTAGCAGTCTGTTGCAGCGGTTCCGTCGTCATCCGAGCGAGCGACCCGATAAAAGTCaaaatcagcagcagcagcagcagcaccaaaAACTAAATCG TGATATTAAGACTACTGCGAACGACGAGTATCGGGATACCAGTAAGACGCCAACAAACTTCGATAATAACAATTCAAAGTCGGTAAAGAGTCGGGAAAAGCTTATAGAGAATTGTGAAGCTGCTACCGACAACAACAGCCACCGTAATTCGATGTGCGATCGTAGACGTTATTATGGCGGTGGAGGAGGAACAGGAAGTGGCTATTATGCCGGTGGCGGAGGCACCAGTACGGGCCGCTATCAGAAAAGTGCGACCGCAGTGTCCGCACTGGATCGTTTACGCTCGAACTTAAGTCCCGTTACGTCATATTATAAGCCGCTGATGCGTAGCTTTGGAAGACGTGGTGACGATGAT AGAAAAGACACCGACAAAGACAAAACTCCCACTGCGAGTGGTACCAGCAAGCTTTCAGCCATCTCCCGTCTCGAAAACAAATATTCGGATATCCTTGATCGTCATAGGCATCACGAGGACGATCGTGACAAAACACTCGAGCCCGATGAGAACCGAAATCCTCTGTCCAAATCAGCGACTTCGCATCAGCTGTTGGGCGTTGGACGGCCAAAGTTGTCGTCAGGTTCGTTTAATGCGGCCGATCGGAAGGAACGCACACCTTACCGCCTTGGCCGAAATAAGACTAATCGGTATTTAGGAGATTCGAACGACAGCGGTTATGTAACGAGTACCAACGGCAGTACGCGGGGCGAACATACGACCCTCCTCGACGAAAATTATCCGCTAGATTATGGTGGAAGTAGATACCGCCGAAATTATGAAATGCCGCGACACCATTTAGAGAACTACGAAGCGCTAAAGGCGGGTGGGGCGATGGGATACTCGCCAGGGTCTAGCCGTAGTGGTCGTGGTGCAGAATATGCCGCCGGTTACAATGCACGCAGCTACAGAAGCCGTGATGTGTACGATGATTATGGTGGTGGAGGTGGTGGCGTCAGTTCCCGCAGCAGACCTCATGCTTACGGTCGAAATAAGACCTCGGAAAATCTATTACCATCCGCTATTGAAACAGTGTCTAGCGCACATGCTTCTTTCCGTCCAGATTGTGAAGATTACGGTGTGCCGAATTCACGGAATCGGTTTGCCCATCGCCGCAGAGATAATATGACGCAACGTTTACCAACACGGAGGGAAGAACTCACCGATGAAGATCGTGAGATACTTAACGATGAGCGGTCGTCTGCTGATAATGCCGCGATCCTACTGCTTCTCAAAGAAGATAATCAATATCTAGAAGCGCGGAAATTCGAAGAACGTATGCGTAGACGCAAGGAGCTACAGCAGCGTATGTTACGTTATGCGCAAGAAgatgctgctgctgcggcaGCTGAGAAAATAAAGTTAACTAAACAGAGTGAGAAGGTAGCCGAAACTGAAATGTCTGAGGCGAAAATCTCAAAGCAAGCAGACAATGTCAACAATGAAGAGGAAGCATCGAATGCTAAAACAACACAGAAGACAACAAACAATCACAATAAAGTAGCTAGTCCAATTACCGATAGTGACAGTTCGTCGGAAAGTAGCTCTGAAGAATCCGAAAGTAGTAGTCAGGGAGATAAAGCTATAACCACAGCTACTCCTAACACAAGTACTACACCTACAACAACTGCTGTTAAAGACTCTAAAGACGATGCCACAGTCGCTGCAGCCACAAATGCCAGTATACCAAACTCGACGTCAGCTTCTGGCTCCAGTGTTACCACACTACATGCAGATCGTAATAATAATGACCTCTCTAAGTACAGACCAACCGTTGATACCAGCTTCAAATCGAACGGACTCATGCACTCATCGAGCTCTGGGGCTTTAGCATTTGGTGGCATTAGTGAACGTTTAGCTGCCGGACGCTCACAACGTTACCAACCGGTTACGTCTTCACGTACGGCTGCGCTATTGGCTGATTTAGACACCATACGCCCGACTGCAGACAGCAGCAGTAGTCGTTATCAGCAACACAAGAATGTTTCAAGCGATTCATACAAATCGTCGTATCTTTTCGATCCATACTATTCATATGGCGGCGCTGGGGGATCTAGCGCTGCCGGCAGCCGCCGTACAGGAGCAGCCGCTGGCCTCTCATCGTCCTCATCGGCTTATCAACGCCAGCAGATGCATGCTtaccagcagcaacaactacaccaatatcaacaacaccaacacatgTTGTCGAAGAGCGCCACAAGCGCGGCACTCTTCCAGAGATCGCGCATTCCAAAAACCCTCTCAGCCTTT ACAGCAAAGCCCGTCATACAAGATGATGCTGATGGCCACTTGATATATCACAACGGCGATATACTTCTTCACAGAT ATAAGATTATGGCTACACTGGGCGAGGGTACATTCGGACGAGTCGTGAAGGTCAAGGATATGGAGAG gGACTTTTGTATGGCCTTAAAGATCATCAAAAACGTGGAGAAATATCGTGAAGCTGCGAAGCTGGAAATAAACGCTTTGGAAAAGATCGCTCAAAAAGATCCACATTGCGAACA TTTGTGTGTAAAAATGATTGATTGGTTCGATTACCATGGCCACATGTGCATCGTTTTTGAGATGTTGGGTTTAAGTGTGTTCGATTTTTTG cgCGAGAACAACTATGAGCCATATCCATTAGAACAAGTACGGCACATGGCCTATCAATTATGCTATTCAGTAAAATTTCTACACGACAATCGCTTAACGCACACTGATCTCAAACCTGAAAATATTCTCTTCGTCGATTCGGAGTATACGACGCATTATAATCACAAAATT aatcGCGAAGTGCGTCGTGTTAAAAATACCGACGTTCGCCTCATTGATTTCGGTTCGGCAACATTTGATCATGAGCATCATAGCACAATTGTTTCTACACGTCACTATCGTGCACCGGAGGTCATTCTTGAGTTAGGCTGGTCGCAGCCCTGTGACGTTTGGTCTATTGG CTGTATTCTCTTCGAGTTGTACCTAGGCATAACACTCTTCCAAACGCACGACAATCGTGAGCATCTAGCGATGATGGAGCGCATTCTAGGTCAAATACCATATCGTATGGCACG AAATCATTGCCAttacagcaaaacaaaaacgaaatactTTTATCACGGTAAGTTAGACTGGGATGAGAAGTCTTCGGCTGGGCGTTATGTGCGCGATCATTGCAAGCCACTATTCAGATATCAAATGAGTGACACGGAAGATCACTGCGAACTTTTTGATCTGATCAAGAAAATGTTGGAATACGAACCATCTCAGCGGGTGACGTTAG GTGATGCCCTTCGTCATCCCTTCTTCGATAAGCTCCCACCGCACCAACGCGTTGGTGAAATCGGCAATATAAAACAGGCGATTTCTTCCGGCAGCAGTAGCAGCCGCGAACGTTCGCATAGTTTGTCAAGATGA
- the LOC105232593 gene encoding uncharacterized protein LOC105232593 isoform X14, whose protein sequence is MATTFLNRFHREKSERQGLMAADSNVNTKSKKKDKEKGNSGGKAADGTNDVGIMSAPPTHSAAAFAASTDMTNSVTEKSDATATTTSQQQPARQQRRYIRSATAASVTQLLSESCSSLLQRFRRHPSERPDKSQNQQQQQQHQKLNRDIKTTANDEYRDTSKTPTNFDNNNSKSVKSREKLIENCEAATDNNSHRNSMCDRRRYYGGGGGTGSGYYAGGGGTSTGRYQKSATAVSALDRLRSNLSPVTSYYKPLMRSFGRRGDDDRKDTDKDKTPTASGTSKLSAISRLENKYSDILDRHRHHEDDRDKTLEPDENRNPLSKSATSHQLLGVGRPKLSSGSFNAADRKERTPYRLGRNKTNRYLGDSNDSGYVTSTNGSTRGEHTTLLDENYPLDYGGSRYRRNYEMPRHHLENYEALKAGGAMGYSPGSSRSGRGAEYAAGYNARSYRSRDVYDDYGGGGGGVSSRSRPHAYGRNKTSENLLPSAIETVSSAHASFRPDCEDYGVPNSRNRFAHRRRDNMTQRLPTRREELTDEDREILNDERSSADNAAILLLLKEDNQYLEARKFEERMRRRKELQQRMLRYAQEDAAAAAAEKIKLTKQSEKVAETEMSEAKISKQADNVNNEEEASNAKTTQKTTNNHNKVASPITDSDSSSESSSEESESSSQGDKAITTATPNTSTTPTTTAVKDSKDDATVAAATNASIPNSTSASGSSVTTLHADRNNNDLSKYRPTVDTSFKSNGLMHSSSSGALAFGGISERLAAGRSQRYQPVTSSRTAALLADLDTIRPTADSSSSRYQQHKNVSSDSYKSSYLFDPYYSYGGAGGSSAAGSRRTGAAAGLSSSSSAYQRQQMHAYQQQQLHQYQQHQHMLSKSATSAALFQRSRIPKTLSAFTAKPVIQDDADGHLIYHNGDILLHRYKIMATLGEGTFGRVVKVKDMERDFCMALKIIKNVEKYREAAKLEINALEKIAQKDPHCEHLCVKMIDWFDYHGHMCIVFEMLGLSVFDFLRENNYEPYPLEQVRHMAYQLCYSVKFLHDNRLTHTDLKPENILFVDSEYTTHYNHKINREVRRVKNTDVRLIDFGSATFDHEHHSTIVSTRHYRAPEVILELGWSQPCDVWSIGCILFELYLGITLFQTHDNREHLAMMERILGQIPYRMARKTKTKYFYHGKLDWDEKSSAGRYVRDHCKPLFRYQMSDTEDHCELFDLIKKMLEYEPSQRVTLGDALRHPFFDKLPPHQRVGEIGNIKQAISSGSSSSRERSHSLSR, encoded by the exons ATGGCCACAACATTCTTGAATCGTTTTCATCGCGAAAAAAGTGAACGCCAGGGGTTGATGGCGGCAGATAGTAACGTCAACACTAAATCGAAGaaaaaagacaaagaaaaagGCAACAGTGGCGGAAAAGCTGCTGATGGCACAAATGACGTTGGGATCATGTCGGCGCCGCCCACACATTCGGCTGCTGCTTTCGCCGCGTCAACGGACATGACGAACTCAGTGACAGAAAAATCGgacgcaacagcaacaacaacctcaCAACAGCAGCCAGCGCGTCAGCAACGCCGCTACATACGCAGCGCCACAGCGGCGAGCGTAACGCAGCTCTTGTCGGAAAGCTGTAGCAGTCTGTTGCAGCGGTTCCGTCGTCATCCGAGCGAGCGACCCGATAAAAGTCaaaatcagcagcagcagcagcagcaccaaaAACTAAATCG TGATATTAAGACTACTGCGAACGACGAGTATCGGGATACCAGTAAGACGCCAACAAACTTCGATAATAACAATTCAAAGTCGGTAAAGAGTCGGGAAAAGCTTATAGAGAATTGTGAAGCTGCTACCGACAACAACAGCCACCGTAATTCGATGTGCGATCGTAGACGTTATTATGGCGGTGGAGGAGGAACAGGAAGTGGCTATTATGCCGGTGGCGGAGGCACCAGTACGGGCCGCTATCAGAAAAGTGCGACCGCAGTGTCCGCACTGGATCGTTTACGCTCGAACTTAAGTCCCGTTACGTCATATTATAAGCCGCTGATGCGTAGCTTTGGAAGACGTGGTGACGATGAT AGAAAAGACACCGACAAAGACAAAACTCCCACTGCGAGTGGTACCAGCAAGCTTTCAGCCATCTCCCGTCTCGAAAACAAATATTCGGATATCCTTGATCGTCATAGGCATCACGAGGACGATCGTGACAAAACACTCGAGCCCGATGAGAACCGAAATCCTCTGTCCAAATCAGCGACTTCGCATCAGCTGTTGGGCGTTGGACGGCCAAAGTTGTCGTCAGGTTCGTTTAATGCGGCCGATCGGAAGGAACGCACACCTTACCGCCTTGGCCGAAATAAGACTAATCGGTATTTAGGAGATTCGAACGACAGCGGTTATGTAACGAGTACCAACGGCAGTACGCGGGGCGAACATACGACCCTCCTCGACGAAAATTATCCGCTAGATTATGGTGGAAGTAGATACCGCCGAAATTATGAAATGCCGCGACACCATTTAGAGAACTACGAAGCGCTAAAGGCGGGTGGGGCGATGGGATACTCGCCAGGGTCTAGCCGTAGTGGTCGTGGTGCAGAATATGCCGCCGGTTACAATGCACGCAGCTACAGAAGCCGTGATGTGTACGATGATTATGGTGGTGGAGGTGGTGGCGTCAGTTCCCGCAGCAGACCTCATGCTTACGGTCGAAATAAGACCTCGGAAAATCTATTACCATCCGCTATTGAAACAGTGTCTAGCGCACATGCTTCTTTCCGTCCAGATTGTGAAGATTACGGTGTGCCGAATTCACGGAATCGGTTTGCCCATCGCCGCAGAGATAATATGACGCAACGTTTACCAACACGGAGGGAAGAACTCACCGATGAAGATCGTGAGATACTTAACGATGAGCGGTCGTCTGCTGATAATGCCGCGATCCTACTGCTTCTCAAAGAAGATAATCAATATCTAGAAGCGCGGAAATTCGAAGAACGTATGCGTAGACGCAAGGAGCTACAGCAGCGTATGTTACGTTATGCGCAAGAAgatgctgctgctgcggcaGCTGAGAAAATAAAGTTAACTAAACAGAGTGAGAAGGTAGCCGAAACTGAAATGTCTGAGGCGAAAATCTCAAAGCAAGCAGACAATGTCAACAATGAAGAGGAAGCATCGAATGCTAAAACAACACAGAAGACAACAAACAATCACAATAAAGTAGCTAGTCCAATTACCGATAGTGACAGTTCGTCGGAAAGTAGCTCTGAAGAATCCGAAAGTAGTAGTCAGGGAGATAAAGCTATAACCACAGCTACTCCTAACACAAGTACTACACCTACAACAACTGCTGTTAAAGACTCTAAAGACGATGCCACAGTCGCTGCAGCCACAAATGCCAGTATACCAAACTCGACGTCAGCTTCTGGCTCCAGTGTTACCACACTACATGCAGATCGTAATAATAATGACCTCTCTAAGTACAGACCAACCGTTGATACCAGCTTCAAATCGAACGGACTCATGCACTCATCGAGCTCTGGGGCTTTAGCATTTGGTGGCATTAGTGAACGTTTAGCTGCCGGACGCTCACAACGTTACCAACCGGTTACGTCTTCACGTACGGCTGCGCTATTGGCTGATTTAGACACCATACGCCCGACTGCAGACAGCAGCAGTAGTCGTTATCAGCAACACAAGAATGTTTCAAGCGATTCATACAAATCGTCGTATCTTTTCGATCCATACTATTCATATGGCGGCGCTGGGGGATCTAGCGCTGCCGGCAGCCGCCGTACAGGAGCAGCCGCTGGCCTCTCATCGTCCTCATCGGCTTATCAACGCCAGCAGATGCATGCTtaccagcagcaacaactacaccaatatcaacaacaccaacacatgTTGTCGAAGAGCGCCACAAGCGCGGCACTCTTCCAGAGATCGCGCATTCCAAAAACCCTCTCAGCCTTT ACAGCAAAGCCCGTCATACAAGATGATGCTGATGGCCACTTGATATATCACAACGGCGATATACTTCTTCACAGAT ATAAGATTATGGCTACACTGGGCGAGGGTACATTCGGACGAGTCGTGAAGGTCAAGGATATGGAGAG gGACTTTTGTATGGCCTTAAAGATCATCAAAAACGTGGAGAAATATCGTGAAGCTGCGAAGCTGGAAATAAACGCTTTGGAAAAGATCGCTCAAAAAGATCCACATTGCGAACA TTTGTGTGTAAAAATGATTGATTGGTTCGATTACCATGGCCACATGTGCATCGTTTTTGAGATGTTGGGTTTAAGTGTGTTCGATTTTTTG cgCGAGAACAACTATGAGCCATATCCATTAGAACAAGTACGGCACATGGCCTATCAATTATGCTATTCAGTAAAATTTCTACACGACAATCGCTTAACGCACACTGATCTCAAACCTGAAAATATTCTCTTCGTCGATTCGGAGTATACGACGCATTATAATCACAAAATT aatcGCGAAGTGCGTCGTGTTAAAAATACCGACGTTCGCCTCATTGATTTCGGTTCGGCAACATTTGATCATGAGCATCATAGCACAATTGTTTCTACACGTCACTATCGTGCACCGGAGGTCATTCTTGAGTTAGGCTGGTCGCAGCCCTGTGACGTTTGGTCTATTGG CTGTATTCTCTTCGAGTTGTACCTAGGCATAACACTCTTCCAAACGCACGACAATCGTGAGCATCTAGCGATGATGGAGCGCATTCTAGGTCAAATACCATATCGTATGGCACG caaaacaaaaacgaaatactTTTATCACGGTAAGTTAGACTGGGATGAGAAGTCTTCGGCTGGGCGTTATGTGCGCGATCATTGCAAGCCACTATTCAGATATCAAATGAGTGACACGGAAGATCACTGCGAACTTTTTGATCTGATCAAGAAAATGTTGGAATACGAACCATCTCAGCGGGTGACGTTAG GTGATGCCCTTCGTCATCCCTTCTTCGATAAGCTCCCACCGCACCAACGCGTTGGTGAAATCGGCAATATAAAACAGGCGATTTCTTCCGGCAGCAGTAGCAGCCGCGAACGTTCGCATAGTTTGTCAAGATGA